From the genome of Xiphophorus couchianus chromosome 6, X_couchianus-1.0, whole genome shotgun sequence, one region includes:
- the LOC114146888 gene encoding transcriptional repressor p66 alpha isoform X1: MSEEAVRQTRSQKRALEREAAPQSVDLSNVDNESKKPKLDPSDPASEAQTKPKPDLLLAQDAASRTRPGSDPETEPEQSRLPLPLVSPPTSQSVKDDRDRTQRHQTAESGSDNRIHCNDRARTEPTTDQKSRLRQTEPKASGGILAAGEVKATIKVEVQTEQPVDMSTTKGIKREKRPPSPEDDDVIILSDNDSPSPPMNGLSHFKELDTDLLMKSSPAERERIIKQLKEELRLEEAKLVLLKKLRQSQIQRDTLQKPSGLSGSSAPPPLIRGTISSNKGSQQILTGRSSGTVIPPPLVRGGQQVSSKHGSQIIMPPLVRGAQQIHALRQQQQQQQQQQLAATGGSGSGPPPLLLGTRNSATTAQGQRGMVQSGLIRVGNSANTLASASGLKASSLGSGGISVVGVNDSPASRQAAAKLALRKQLEKTLLEIPPPKPPAPEFNFLPSAANNEFIYLVGLEEVVQNLLDTIHRGKTGVPLSKQVIRDPFICTQCNTDFTCRWRQDKAKGGVVLCEDCMSSNQKKALKAEHTNRLKAAFVKALQQEQEIDQRIIQQVSSPVSHSTSSSASSAASSLKAEQLVSQQLKQVQARVSSLQHHHQANRGANILHHHSIKQSSQGHLSHGVSSLGMRGVPHSFSSSSQLQSAVAAAALVSRPGKHAHVSHRSVQSSKVSSSGISGGRNVSGGSASSAAWKKQSSSNAGVTMAYVNPSLTGHKTSATVDARQREYLLDMIPSRSPISQTANTWK; this comes from the exons ATGTCTGAGGAGGCTGTCCGCCAGACTCGCAGCCAGAAGAGGGCGCTGGAGAGGGAGGCTGCCCCACAGTCTGTGGACCTCTCCAATGTCgacaatgaaagcaaaaaacccaaactggaCCCTTCTGACCCTGCGTCAGAGGCACAAACTAAACCCAAGCCTGATCTTTTACTGGCACAGGACGCTGCGAGCCGGACTAGACCCGGATCAGATCCTGAAACGGAGCCGGAGCAGAGCCGCTTGCCGTTACCATTAGTGTCACCCCCAACTTCCCAGTCGGTGAAGGACGATCGGGATCGGACACAGAGACACCAGACGGCTGAGTCCGGTTCAGACAATCGAATTCACTGCAATGACAGAGCAAGGACGGAGCCGACTACGGACCAAAAGAGCCGGCTCCGGCAGACGGAGCCGAAGGCCTCAGGTGGAATACTTGCTGCAGGCGAGGTGAAGGCAACCATTAAAGTGGAAGTGCAGACAGAGCAGCCTGTGGACATGAGCACCACTAAAGG TATAAAAAGGGAGAAGCGTCCCCCGTCCCCAGAAGACGACGACGTCATCATCTTGTCTGACAACGACTCCCCGAGTCCACCGATGAACGGCCTGAGCCACTTCAAGGAGCTGGACACGGACCTGCTCATG AAGAGCAGCCCAGCAGAAAGAGAACGGATCATCAAGCAGCTGAAAGAGGAGCTGAGACTAGAGGAGGCCAAGTTGGTGCTGCTGAAGAAACTTCGACAGAGCCAAATTCAGAGGGACACTCTGCAAAAG CCCTCAGGTTTATCCGgttcctctgctcctcctcctctaaTTCGAGGAACCATTTCAAGCAATAAAGGCTCTCAGCag ATTTTGACAGGAAGAAGTTCAGGGACCGTCATCCCTCCCCCTCTGGTCAGAGGAGGACAGCAAGTGTCGTCCAAACATGGCTCCCAGATTATAATGCCTCCTCTGGTTAGAGGGGCACAG CAGATCCACGCTCtccgccagcagcagcagcagcagcagcagcagcagctggcagCAACCGGAGGTTCAGGATCAGGCCCCCCTCCTCTGCTACTGGGCACCAGGAACTCGGCCACCACGGCCCAGGGACAAAGAGGCATGGTCCAGTCGGGCCTGATCCGGGTCGGCAACAGTGCAAACACGCTG GCGTCTGCATCCGGTCTGAAGGCCTCCTCCTTGGGAAGCGGTGGTATTTCTGTGGTCGGTGTCAACGACTCTCCAGCTAGCCGCCAGGCTGCGGCTAAGCTAGCCCTGCGGAAACAACTGGAGAAGACCCTGCTGGAGATCCCCCCACCCAAGCCACCTGCGCCAGAGTTTAACTTCCTGCCCTCTGCAGCCAACAATGAGTTCATCTACCTGGTGGGACTGGAGGAAGTGGTGCAGAACCTGCTTGATACCATCCACAGAG GAAAAACAGGTGTGCCACTCTCTAAGCAAGTCATCCGAGACCCTTTCATCTGCACCCAGTGCAATACTGACTTTACCTGCCGCTGGAGGCAGGATAAGGCTAAAGGCGGGGTTGTGCTCTGCGAAGACTGCATGTCGTCCAATCAGAAAAAGGCTTTGAAAGCTGAGCACACCAATCGGCTGAAAGCTGCGTTCGTCAAAGCGCTGCAGCAGGAGCAAGAGATAGATCAGCGCATTATCCAGCAGGTGTCCTCCCCGGTCTCCCACAGTACCTCGTCATCCGCCTCATCTGCCGCCTCGTCACTGAAGGCAGAGCAGCTGGTGTCTCAGCAGCTGAAGCAGGTTCAGGCCAGAGTTTCCTCCCTCCAGCACCACCACCAGGCCAACAGGGGAGCCAACATCCTCCATCATCACTCCATTAAGCAG AGCTCACAGGGCCACCTGTCCCACGGCGTCTCCTCTTTGGGGATGAGGGGTGTCCCCCACTcgttctcctcctcctcgcaGCTGCAGAGTGCGGTGGCGGCCGCAGCTTTGGTTAGCCGGCCAGGTAAGCATGCCCACGTTTCCCACCGCTCTGTCCAGAGTTCAAAGGTGAGCAGCAGTGGGATCAGCGGCGGCAGGAATGTCAGCGGAGGTAGTGCCTCATCAGCTGCATGGAAGAAGCAGAGCAGCAGTAACGCAG GAGTGACCATGGCCTACGTGAACCCGAGCCTGACCGGTCACAAGACCTCGGCCACTGTGGATGCCCGTCAGAGAGAGTACCTGCTGGACATGATCCCCTCTCGCTCTCCCATCTCGCAGACTGCAAACACGTGGAAATAA